From Alligator mississippiensis isolate rAllMis1 chromosome 1, rAllMis1, whole genome shotgun sequence:
GcgccaagtgtgggaagagcttcacctacccCTCAACCCGAGCTGCTCACTATCACATCCGTTCTGGACAGCTCCGCCACCACTTCACGAAATGGAGGAAGAGCTGTACGTGCAGCTCAGAGCTGTTTAAGAAGCAACAAGTGCACAGGGAGACCCGTCGTTATTGCTGTGTCATGTGTGCTAAGACCTTTACTGatttcttctccctggttcagcaccgtcgcatgcacttggggaggaagacgcaccgctgcaccaagtgcaggaagaactttATGAGCTGGGAaggcctgtcccagcaccaatgtttgcagaggggacagcagccacactgctgcagcaagtgtgggaagagcttcagacAGCCCTGCAGCCGGGCTaagcacaggtgcatgcacacaaggaaGAACGTCACCCACTCCTCCACCCTGGTCAAAGGTCAGCTCATCGACACAGCCaggaagccacatcagtgcttggcatgtgggaagagcttcatgcaGTCATCCAGCCTAGCTCAGCACCAACACATCcaccacacaggggagaagccacatcattgtgctgtgtgtgggaagagctttgcccGCTCCTGCCACCTGGCCCGACACCAGCTTTCCCACAAAGGAGAGAAGCCGcatcactgctctgtgtgtgggaagagcttcgcctACTCCCACAACCTGGCCAAGCACcaacgcatccacacaggggagaagccacatcattgctctGAATGTGGAAAGAGCTTCTCCTACTCCTGcaacctggcccggcaccagctcgtccacacagggcagaaagcacatcagtgctctgtgtgtgggaagagcttcccctACTCCTCTGATCTTGCCCGGCACCAGCTCACTCACACAAGGGAGAAGACACATAATTGctccaagtgtgggaagagcttcacctactcctacaacctggcccggcaccagcttatTCACACAGGGGACAAAACACATCAGTGCTctgcgtgtgggaagagcttcccctACTCGTCTgacctggctcggcaccagcttactcacacaggggagaagccacatcagtgctctgaatgtgggaagagctttacctgcccctccagcctggcccggcaccagcttatccacacaggggagaagccacatcagtgctctgtgtgtggaaagagcttcacccagtcttCCAACCTGGTCCTGCATGAGCGCATGCACaagggagagaagccacatcagtgctcagagtgtgggaagagcttcatctcctcctccaacctggcccagcaccagcttatccacacaggggagaagccacatcagtgctttgtgtgtgggaagagcttcacccaatcctccaatctggcccggcaccagcgcatccacacaggggagaagccacatcagtgctctgtgtgtgggaagaatTTCCCCCGCTCCTCTCAGCTGAACAAGCACCAATGCATCCACAAGGGAGAGGAGCCACGTCATTGCTCTTAGTGTGGGAAGAGCATCACCTACTCCAGCCTGACTGAGGACCAGAGCATCCGCACAGGAGAGAAGCTACATTGATGCTCTGAGTGTAGAAAGAACTTCACCCATTCCTCCCACCTGTCGCAATATTGGCACATTAATACttctctgccagcagtgcaggaagggcttggggatatctacctgctcagcacccaccagtggctGCATTTAGACAAGCATCCTCATGCTGGTGGACTGCAGaaagagtctgggagggaggagacaagGTTTGGCTGATCTGGCTTGAGACCAGGACGTTTCAAAGCTTAATAATAAAAGTGCCCTTCCCCCATTTCTCAGCTTTGGGTCAGGATCAGTATTGGTGAGCGTTTccccagcccttcctcctccAAAGGCATGTGGAGCTGCTGGAGAGATCAACTAACATCTGTGTGGTGTGTCtagacatgcaattaatgcacacaaataaacttgGGCTTCTTGCTCCAGAGtcttttgctcctgggcatgccatttgaacgtgCACCCTGGAACAACAACTTCAATGAATATTGCTCTGGACTTTCTACGTGCACAGCACATCCAGCTGCTCTGACAGGGTTGCAgcggggtggctggggcacaggctagctggcagctggctgcagcagtgtgctgTTACACATAAAAAAACTGGAGCGGACTGGCACTTGGCTGCTCCAGAGTTGATtcgttttgtgtgccctaataggagCATGTGTAGGTGCAGAGACGTTTCCTGCAGAAGTAGTCGagcagctgtgcagtaaacattttaTGCAGATTTCGGTCTGTGGGGAGAAAACTGGGACCTTTATGGCCCCctcccagaggggcagagggctgtggcagAGTGGGGGTTGTAGTGGGCTCTGAGGGCAGGTCTGGTGCCGAAGGGGCAGGAGGTTTTTCCCCCTCATTTCCACCTCCACCTGGGGCTCTGGGTGAAAGGACAAACAGATCCACCAAACCCTTGTCCCCAACCAGGGCTGCAGATGACgggctcctttccagcctggaaggTTCAAGGCATCTGCGGACATGGATGATTTTCCAAATGTCCCCTAGGGCCTAAGGGAAAACTGTCTAAGAGCCTGGGGGGCAGTTAGCTGTTGCCCTTCCCCTTGAGCAAGGTGGGACACAAAACACAGTTGGgcatgcaggggtagcagtgacGCAGGGGAAATGTCTCCCATGCCAGCTAGACGTGGCTGTGTCTGGGTAGCGAATATTTATCGTATGATCGTTGCCCTCCCAGGGCCTGACAGCCTGCACTCTTACTCCTGTGTTACTCCTCCATGGATGCGGTTAGGAGGGTTGTTGGGCTCTGACTCCTGGCTTCCTGTCTTATCCCATCTTAATATGCTGTGGTGCACATTACCTGGCCCCCGAGTGGTGGAAAGCTCGACTCCTCCACCGGTGTAAACTAAATGCCTGGGGTTTTCTGTCCCCATCACAGTGATGCATGTGCGTGGTCTCAGGACAGCACAGGGCTTGGACCTAGAGGTGGGCAAGGAGCATGTAGGTCACCCCCAGGCAAGAGGAGCCTGTTCCTATGTGCCGTGGGTCCTGCAAGGGGGTTGGTGTGGGCACAggggctcctccctccctcccggagCAGTCAGGTGATGATGGGCTCCgtgggggtggctgggagccctttttagggttaggggttagggttaggttggGTTAGGGGttgggttaggttagggttagggttgctaccaaatttgcccattactttggggtgtgctcatttattagggatagtttctagggttttagtgattctgtcaatgtgctgcttgggTCAATGTGCTTCCCGCCTTTTCCCAACTACCGCTAGTGCTACAGCACCACAAGCAAAACAACACAAACATCACCACAACCCAcagccactctgcagcacccTCAACACCCACACCACCTCAATCATACCCCAAACATTACACCAATCACCACAGCACCACCATCTCAAACAACTCCAAATACCCCACACCCATACACCTACACTCCACCCACAGCCACTCAGCAGACACTACAACCATATACAACAGTCACACCCCAGTGCCCTACCACACCACCACCAAAGCACCCACCCACCCTCATACCTAttccacccataccccccacctATCACTAGTCTCCACCTCCCAACACTCCaaaccccacccacaccctccacaaCCATCACAGTCACCCTTGCACTACAATCCACACAACTTACCGGCTCACCCACTCCAATGCACAACCAACAAACTGCCAGCCACATCTGCCACTCTTCCCCTGCGCCCCAACAACCAGCATGCAGCAACTCATCCCCACCCCCTAAAAAACAACACAGCTCAGAAAACACCCACACCACACCCTCCAACCAGACCCACACCTAATCACAGCCATCACACAAACAACAACTTGAACCCGTTAGGGTTCGGGTTAAGGGTTAGGGTTCGGGTAATTGTAATGGTTTAAGattaaacacaaaaataaaacatttagtgTTCTTTACACTAAACTACTTGACACTGTAGCAGTTTAAGTTTAGGTTTAAAATGTTGTGGTGTGATAGTTGTGTCTACTGTTTGATTTGCTGGTGGTCCCTTTTAGGTTAGGCCTACTGGTCCTAGTTAACCTACTCCCTaacccttccctcttccctaaCCCGGACccctgtgcacttgtggacctgttccctaaccctaaagTCCACTACAGAAGCACAGCATAGAGGTGAGTGGAACTTTTCCTCTTGCTGCCTCTGTGAGTAGTGGACCATTTCCcacaaaaatacaaaaacacaCTTCAAATGGAAAATAATTTGGGATGCTTTAAGTCCCAGAATAACCAAAGAGAAACCAAAACACAAAAGTTGTCTTTCACAACAGCATTACCTTTATTTAAATAAACACACAAAAGTACACAGCATTTCATCtgacattttgtttgtttttgtttttttttttacatacaatTGGGGGAGTAAAAACACCCCTAAAAATGTACAAAGCCATACAACACCAGAGttcacacacattttacacaacAAAATGAAATACATAATATTTTTGCTCTTGTTTGGGGTTGACAGGTGACTTGTTACAGCACAATTACAAACATGATTTTATTATTACACAGGGTTAAAAAAAGTACATATGTAATAACCTGAGGAGAAAAAAATTCAATTAACAAAATAGCCCCACACCAAAAGTGAAACGTTAACAAGGTGCAGTACAATAACAAACAAGACACCAACACACAAAAATCTCACCACAacaacagcaccaccaccacacacaacCAAAGCACACCACAGCCCACCAAACACAACCACACAAAAAAAACTGCTGCAAACCCATACACACCAAAAAGCACTATATTGCCAGCCACTTTTCTACAAAACAGCCCCTGCATCAACCTCCAAAGGCCAGCTGCACTGCACTACACCTCTAAATCCACAAAGTTCATACCTTGGCGCAACTCAACGCACAAGACCGCCACTAAACACAAGCCAACAGCAAAACAGAAACTACAAGAGGCCAAGGCCGCCACAACTAAAGGTGCATAATAACCAACCAGCAACAGAACACCACCACTGCAACCAAGCACACACCTGACTAACATCATCACCAACCAACACCACACACCCAAACAACACACAAAGCATCTACACACAACACACAaaggacaacaacaacaacacaacaCAACCACCAGACCCGCACCAAAACACCCACATgcagctcccctgcaccccatgcacaaaaacaaacacaaattccctccaaaaagtttattttttcttgCACAGCAAAATGTCGCAGCAAAACATCTCCCCGTCTTCCAGCAGCAACCTGCGAAACATCAAAGCCAACAGTCAGCAACCCAACACGTATTCTCTCCAACAGAACCCACCTCCCTCTTCACGCACCCCCACAGCAACCGCCACCacacccccctccagccccacggGCAAAAAAAGTTGCCTCCAAAACTGGCCCTGAACTGCGCCTGCTCAGCAGGCGGCGTGGCTTTCCTGTCCTCCACATCCCCCTAGGGGGGCAAAAAATATACGCCCCCCtagagggggagggcaggaaagcCACGCCTTTTCCCAACTACCGCTAGTGCTACAGCACCACAAGCAAAACAACACAAACATCACCACAACCCACAGCCACTCCGCAGCACCCTCAACACCCACACCACCTCAATCATACCCCAAACATTACACCAAACACATCAATCACCACAGCACCACCATCTCAAACAACTCCAAATAGCCCACACCCATACACCTACACGCCACCCACAGCCACTCAGCAGACACTACAACCATATACAACAGTCACACCCCAGTGCCCTACCACACCACCACCAAAGGACCtacccaccctccccacctaTCACCACTCTCCACCTCCCAACACTCCAAACCCCACCCACGTCCACCACAACCATCACACTCACCCTTGCACTACAATCCACACAACTCACCGGCTCACCCACTCCAATGCACAACCAACAAACTACCACCCACCTCTGCCACTCTTCCCCTGCACCCCAACAACCAACATGCAGCAACTCATCCCCACCCCCTAAAAAACAAGACAGCTCATAAAACACCCACACCACACCCTCCAAACATACCCACACCTAATCACAGCCATCACACAAACAACAACTTGAACCGTCACTCAAGCACCTGCACCTCACACCTCACCCACTAAGCTAACCTCCCTTTCTTGTGGCCCCCTTGCAAAAAGCATTACAAGCAAGCCCCCCTCCAACACCCCATTTCAACAACAGCACCACACCACACATTTCACTAACTATCACAACAAGCCACACAAATTAAAACATTCCCACCAAtgcacactccagtcaaaatacAGGTACCTCATACAACCACTCTCTAACATCCAACTCCATCCACACCACTCACAGCCAGCACACCACACCCACCAACACAGCAGCATCCACACCCACCAGGCAACCCAAAAAGCACAACTTACCTATGCAACAAACTCAGAGCATAGCTCCAAGCACACACagcacccattgactcctcaccAAACTGGCACAGGCTGCAAGACAAAACACACATtacaagccccccacccccccaaccacaaATAAACAAAATGATCACACTAAGAAACATCCACACATCCCAagtccacccacaccccacccaactacatccaccccacccccttaaCAGCAAAGCTCCATCCTCACAACAACCAACGCAAGCACACACAGCATACTGCACCCCAAACCACCCTTTTACATCACACTGTCCAAAGAGGAAATTAACCACGCCGCATAAAAGGCTTGGTTTCAATTctgggaagcagcacagaggcaCTGCTGCACCCGCAGCAAGAGCCTACAAGACACACCACACCACCAACACCCGtgtcccctccaccacccaaaacaaagacaaaagacAAGCAGAAGACAAAAAACACACACCTCCCAGAACCAAAAACAAACCTCAGCAGCAACAGGAACAAGCCAAATCGGCAAACCTGTAAACTGTCTCCCATAGACTCAAGACACAACAAACTTACCAAACGTgcgtacacacacagacacacacacacacaccccccccaaaCAATCCAATACGTCAAACGTTCAAAGCTATACCCACTGCACTCCAAACACATGCAAGCACAAAGAACCAGCCAAAACAATCCCATAACCTCAACATCACACCTACCATccaacaaccccccacccccaacaacccCCACCTCTCAAAACCATACCTTACTTGCACACCACCACACAGCATGTCCTTCTCTACCCCTAGGACACCAAGCGGTCAACCTCCAAGCCACATCTCCCACACCTCTTCCGCTGCACCCCAACAACCAGCACGCAGCAACTCGCCTCCACCTGCTACAAAGAAAAACACTTTTAgcaaacccccacccctgcaatccacaccccacacccaccacaacTCCCCACCTCCCAACACTGCaaaccccacccactcccaccacaAAAAACACTCACCATTCCAAGGCAATCCCACAAAAACATCCCCATAACACAATCCACACTCCATTCAAAATACAAATTACCACATCTAACCAATCTCTCGCATCCAACTCcatacaccccacccccagcacaccaCACTCACCAACACACCACCATCCACACAAGTCACCCGTTACCTATTCAACAACCTCGAACCATACCTCCAAACACACATTGCACCCATCTCCTCCCAACCAAACTGACACATGCTGCAACACAACAAACACATTatattcccccccccaccacccaaccacaaacaaacaaaaccatcaCCCCAATAAGCATCCACACCTCCCAAggccacccacaccccaccaaactacacccacccccatccccttaaCAGcaaacctccctccccacaacagccaacacaagcacacacaaactACCACAACCCCATCAACCCTTTTACACTACACTgtccaaaaagaaaaattattcatTTTGCATAAGAGGCTTGCTTTCAGTTCTGAGAGGCACCACACAGGCACTGCTGCACCCGCAGCAAATGCCCACAACACACACCAAACCGCCAACACCCGTGTCCCCTCCACCGCCAAAGACAAACAAGAAAAGCAAGCAGAACACAAAAGACACACCTCCCAGAACCAAAAACAAACCTCAGCAGCACCAACAAGCCAAATGGACAAAAATATTAACCACCTCCCCTACACGCAAAACACAACAATCAGACCAAAGCCTCACACCCCActatacccccccccacacacacacacacagcaccccaAAACAATCCAATACATCAAACCTTGAAAACTATACCCACTGCACTCCAAATACAACAAAGCACACAAAACCACCCAAAACAAGGCCATAACCTCAACATCACAACCACCATCCACCGACCACCCATCCCCAACAACCCCCACCTCTCAAAGCCACACCTTGCTCGCACACCAGCACACATCACTTCCTTCTCTGCCCCAAGACATCAAGTGCTCAACCTCCACGCCACATCTGCCACTCCTCTTCCTCTGCACCCCGACAACCACCACACAGCAACTCACCAATACCtcctacaaaacaaaacacttcatcaagccccaacccctgcaatccacacccctccacccaccaccactctccaccTCCCAACACTCCAAACCCCAGCCATGCCCTCCACAAAAGTCACGCTCACCATCCACTGCAATCTATTCGACAACCTCACAGCGTAGCTCCAAGCACACATCGCACCCATCTCCTCCCTACCAAACTGGCACAGCCTGCGAACCAAGAAACAttacaacccccccacccctgacaacCACAGCTAAACAAAGCCAACACACCAACAAACAGGCACACCCCCAACCCACCCACACAGCACCCCCCCCTGCACACACCACAAACCtacctccccacaccaccccacGCAACCTAACACAAACAGATGCAACCCCAGGGACCCTTTCACACCACACTCCCCAGAAGCCAAATTAATACCCCTGCACACAAAGCTTCTTTTTAGTTCCGGGATAAAAGACACAGGCACAGTGACGCACACAAGCAACAGGCAGGACACAGACCACACCACCAACACCCGTGTTCCCTTCACCACCCAAAACAAAGAGGAAACACATGCACAACACAAAAGACACACCTCCCAGAACTAAAAACaaacctcagcagcagcagcagcaagccaaaTTACCAAAACTGTAAACCACCTCCCCTAAACTCAACACACAACACACTACcccaacccccacaccccaccacaccacacacacatctacatccCCGCCCAACAAACCAATATATCAAACCTTGAAACCTACACCCACTGCTCTCCAAATACACGGAAGCACAAAACACCAGCcaaaacaaaaccctaacctCAACAGCACAACCACCAGCCACAAACCACCCAACCACAACAACCACAACCTCTCAAAACCATACTGTGCTCACACACCAGCACACAGCACTTTCTTCTCTGCCCCTAGGACATCAAGCAGTCAACCTgcaacccacatctcccactccTCTTCCTGTGCACCCCAACAACCAGCACACGGCAACTCGCCAACACCagctacaaaacaaaacacatcatAAAACCCGAACCTCTCCAATACATACCCCACCAATCTCCACCTCCCAACACTCCAAATGCCACCCACGGCCCCCACCAAAATCACACTCACCATTCCACTACAAGCCACACAACTCACCTACTCCAATGCACAACCAACAACCTATAAGCCACATCTCCCAGTCCTCTTCCTCGGCGCCCAACACTCACCATGCAGCATCTCACCTCTACCTGCTACAAAACAAAATACTTCACAAAACGCCCACCCCTACACACCACCACACCACACCCTCCAACCAGGCCTACACCTGATCACACCACTCACACAAACACAAACCTGAACCCTCACTCAAACACCTGCACCTAACACCTCACCCACTAACCGAACCTCCCTTTCGGTATGCCCCCCTTACAAGAAGCACGGCAAGCAACCCCCCCTCCAACACCCCATTGCAACAACAACCCCACAATACACATGACAACAACCGTCACAACAACccacacaaacaaaaacatcCCCAATCCACAACCCACACTCCTTTCAAAATACACCTACCAGATCTAACCACTCTCTAACATCCAACTCCACACACACCACTCACACCCACCACACCACACTCACCAACACACCACCACGCAACATAAAAAGCACAGCTTACCTATTCCACCCACTCACACCATACCTCCAAGCGCAGATGGCACCCATCTCCTCCTCACCAAACTGGCACAGGCTGCAAGGCAAAACACAttacaatccccccaccccccaaccacaaATAAGACAAAACAATCACACCAATAAACATCCGCACCTCCCAactccacccacaccccaccaaactacacccacccccaccccttaaCACCACAATTCCATCCTCACAACACCCAACGCAAGCACACACAACGTACTGCACCCCAAACCACCCTTTTCCACCACACTCTCCAACAACAAAATTAATCACTCTGCAAAAAAGGCTCGGTTTCAATTCTGGGAAGCAGGACAAAggcactgctgcacctgcagcaAAAGCCTACAACACACACCACACCACCAACACCCGTGTCCCCTGCACCACACAAAACAAAGAGCAAAGGCAAACGGAAGACAAAACACACACCTCCCAGAACCAAAAACAAacctcagcagcagcaacaagccaAAAGGGAAAAAACTCTACCCCACCTCCCCTACGCTCAAAACGCAGCAATCTGACCACAGCCCCACATCCCAcgacaccacacacacacatacctacagCCCCCCCCAACAATCCAATACATCAAACCTTGAAAACTATGCCCATTGCACTCCAAATACAAGCAAGCACAAAAAAGCACCCAAAACACAGCCACAAGCTCAACatcacacccacccaccacccaAACCCAGCAGCCCCCACCTCTCAAAACCATACCTCGCTTGCACACCAGCACACACCACATCCTTCTCGGCCCCTAGGACATCACACGCTCAACCTCCAAGCCACGTCTACCTCTCCTCTTCCGCTGGGCCCCAACAACCAGCATGCAGCAACTCACCTCCACCTGCTACAAAACAAGCCACTTTTAGCAAACCCCCACCCATGCAATGCACGCCCCCCACCCGCCACCACTCTCCACCGCCCAACACTCCAAaccccacccacagccaccaCAGAAATAACTCTCACCATTCCAGTACAATCCACACAACTCACCAGCTCAGCTACTCCAACGCACAACCACCAACCTGCAAGCCACATCTCCCACTCCTCTTCCTCTGCGCCCCAACCACCAGCACGAAGCAACCCACCTCCACCACCTACAAAACAAGACACTGCAAAAaagccccacccctgcacaccaCCACACCACACCCTCCaagcacacccacaccccacccactAACTGAACCTCCCTTTCACCAGGCCCCCCTTGCAAAACGCATGGCAACAAACCCCCCTCCAACACCCCATCGAAACAACAACCCCGCAGCACCACACCACACATTACACCCACTgtcacacacaaaaacacacacacacacaaaccaaaaCATCCCCAGAACACAGTCCACACTCCATTCAAAACACAACTACCACATCTAACCACTCTCTCACATTCAACTCcatacaccccacccccagcacaccaCACTCACCAACACACTGCCATCCACACAACATAAAAACCACCCTTCACCTACTTCACCACCTCACAGCACACCTCCAAAAACACACGTCATCCATCTCCTCCTCACCAAACTGGCACGCACTCCAGCACAACAAACACATTacatcccccacacccccccaaccacaaacaaacaaaaccgtCACCCCAATAAACACCAGGACCTCCCAAGTCCACCCACACCCCGCCAAACTACACCCACCGCCATCCCCCTAACACcaaacctccctccccacaacatccaacacaagcacacacaaactACTCCAACCCCACAAACCCTTTTACACTACACTGTCCAAAAACAAAGTTAATCAGTCTGCACAAAAGGCTTGGTTTCACTTCTGGGAGGCAAGACACAGCCACCAATGCACCTACACCACAGGCCTACAACACACACCAAACCACCAACACCCGTGTCCCCTTCAGCACCCGAAACAAACAGGAAAGGCAAGCAGAACACAAAACACACCCCTCCCAGAAGCAAAAACAagcctcagcagcagcaacaatccaAGCGGGCAAAACTATAACTCACCTCCCCTACACTCAACACACAACAAACTATCCAAAGCCCCACACCCCACTACACCACCTGCACATCTGCACAGCCCCCCAACAATCCGATACGTGAAACCTTCAAACCTCTACCCACTGCTCTCCAAATACACAGAACCACAAACAACCAGCCAAAGCAAGGCCAAAATCTCAACATCACAACCACCATCCACAAACCAGCCAGCCCCAAAAACCCCCACCTCTCAAAACCACACCTTGCTCGCACACCAGCACGCAAcgtttc
This genomic window contains:
- the LOC132249807 gene encoding zinc finger protein 93-like; amino-acid sequence: MSFAYAPQGGAAAPPSSRCAKHPGKGQEAPPPRKRIRTAERHPTDWVVGAGTLCRADQQPPEEGSVKLELQRPSPGRQGQSGCLTPGLRQLQAGQGRPAKQGESMELREVFEDVAVYFIREEWELLEEEDKGLYRDQMLRNYQALLSLGYRGPTPDLICRIQRGQVKLWVCDDEVCGEISRSEEQLPGGAWLLSGVEEQVPKEGPANLDPPWVSARIWGEIDSVKTVKDQWHKDQGKLQRQKKNVAVNQVPSAVGHGSEERKEGRKSPGCREDFLVLRHLKRDKRKVHWRERLHTNQAGDEGFRGKQRLTAKRRGRVHPCPESRKSFSCPSLLAVHKIRCTGRKPHVCAKCGKSFTYPSTRAAHYHIRSGQLRHHFTKWRKSCTCSSELFKKQQVHRETRRYCCVMCAKTFTDFFSLVQHRRMHLGRKTHRCTKCRKNFMSWEGLSQHQCLQRGQQPHCCSKCGKSFRQPCSRAKHRCMHTRKNVTHSSTLVKGQLIDTARKPHQCLACGKSFMQSSSLAQHQHIHHTGEKPHHCAVCGKSFARSCHLARHQLSHKGEKPHHCSVCGKSFAYSHNLAKHQRIHTGEKPHHCSECGKSFSYSCNLARHQLVHTGQKAHQCSVCGKSFPYSSDLARHQLTHTREKTHNCSKCGKSFTYSYNLARHQLIHTGDKTHQCSACGKSFPYSSDLARHQLTHTGEKPHQCSECGKSFTCPSSLARHQLIHTGEKPHQCSVCGKSFTQSSNLVLHERMHKGEKPHQCSECGKSFISSSNLAQHQLIHTGEKPHQCFVCGKSFTQSSNLARHQRIHTGEKPHQCSVCGKNFPRSSQLNKHQCIHKGEEPRHCS